A stretch of DNA from Gasterosteus aculeatus chromosome 7, fGasAcu3.hap1.1, whole genome shotgun sequence:
TGTTGTGtatgctgcagttgtaggagtagctgttgttggtgcagctgttgtgggtgctgcagttgtaggtgctgcagttgtagctggagctgttgtgggtgctgcagttgtaggtgctgcagttgtaggtggagctgttgtgggtgctgcagttgtgggtgcagcagttgtaggtgctgcagttgtagctggagctgttgtgggtgctgcagttgtaggtgctgcagttgtaggtggagctgttgtgggtgctgcagttgtgggtgcagcagttgtaggtgctgctgttgtagctggagctattgtgggtgctgcagttgtaggtgcagctgttgttggtgctgctgttgtaggtggagctgttgtgggtgctgcagttgtaggtggagctgttgtgggtcctgcagttgtgggtgctgcagttgtaggtggagctgttgtgggtgctgcagttgtaggtgctgcagttgtagctggagctgttgtgggtgctgcagttgtcggtgcagctgttgtgggtgctgcagttgtaggtgcagctgttgtgggtgctgcagttataggtgcagccgttgtgggtgctgcagttgtaggtgctgcagttgtagctggagctgttgtgggtgctgcagttgtcggtgcagctgttgtgggtgctgcagttgtaggtgcagccgttgtgggtgctgcagttgtaggtgctgcagttgtagcaggagctgttgtgggtgctgcagttgtaggtgcagctgttgttggtgctgctgttgtaggtgcagctgttgtgggttctGCAGTtataggtgcagccgttgtggatgcagcagttgtaggtgctgcagttgtagctggagctgttgtgggtgctgcagttgtaggtgctgcagttgtagctggagctgttgtgggtgctgcagttgtaggtgcagctgttgttggtgctgctgttgtaggtgcagctgttgtgggtgctgcagttataggtgcagccgttgtggatgcagcagttgtaggtgctgcagttgtagctggagctgttgtgggtgctgcagttgtcggtgcagctgttgtgggtgctgcagttgtaggtgcagccgttgtgggtgctgcagttgtaggtgctgcagttgtagctggagctgttgtgggtgctgcagttgtagctggagctgttgtgggtgctgcagttgtaggtgcagctgttgttggtgctgctgttgtaggtgctgcagttgtaggtagagctgttgtgggtgcagctgttgtgggtgctgcagttgtaggtgcagctgttgtgggtactgcagttgtagatgcagctgttgtgggtgctgcagttgtaggtgctatagttgtgggtgcagctgttgtgggtgctgcagttgttggtgaaGCCGTTGTGGGTAgggcagttgtaggtgctgcagttgtagctggagctgttgtgggtgctgcagttgtaggtgcagccgttgtaggtgctgcagttgtgggtgcagctgttgtgggtgctgcagttgtaggtgcagccgttgtgggtgcagctgttgtgggtgctgcagttgtaggtgcagccgttgtgggtgctgcagttgtaggtgctgcagttgtagctggagctgttgtgggtgcagctgttgtgggtgctgcagttgtaggtgctgcagttgtagctggagctgttgtgggtgctgcagttgtagatgcagctgttgttggtgctgctgttgtaggtagagctgttgtgggtgcagctgttgtgggtgctgcagttgtaggtgcagctgttgtgggtgctgcagttgtaggtgctgcagttgtggatgcagctgttgtgggtgctgcagttgttggtgcagccgttgtgggtagggcagttgtaggtgctgcagttgtagctggagctgttgtgggtgctgcagttgtaggtgcagctgttgtaggtgctgcagttgtgggtgcagctgttatgggtgctgcagttgttggtgcagccgttgtaggtgcttcagttgtgggtgcagctgttgtaggtgcagctgttgtaggtgctgcagttgtgggtgcagctgttgtgggtgctgcagttgttggtgcagccgttgtgggtgctgcagttgtaggtgctgcagttgtagctggagctgttgtgggtgctgcagttgtaggtgcagctgttgtgggtcctgccgttgtgggtgctgcagttgtagatgcagctgttgtagt
This window harbors:
- the LOC144410434 gene encoding uncharacterized protein LOC144410434, yielding MHLQLHTYNGCTNNCSTHNSCTHNCSTYNSCTYNCSTHNSSSYNCSTYNCPTHNGCTNNCSTHNSCIHNCSTYNCSTHNSCTYNCSTHNSCTHNSSTYNSSTNNSCIYNCSTHNSSSYNCSTYNCSTHNSCTHNSSSYNCSTYNCSTHNGCTYNCSTHNSCTHNGCTYNCSTHNSCTHNCSTYNGCTYNCSTHNSSSYNCSTYNCPTHNGFTNNCSTHNSCTHNYSTYNCSTHNSCIYNCSTHNSCTYNCSTHNSCTHNSSTYNCSTYNSSTNNSCTYNCSTHNSSSYNCSTHNSSSYNCSTYNCSTHNGCTYNCSTHNSCTDNCSTHNSSSYNCSTYNCCIHNGCTYNCSTHNSCTYNSSTNNSCTYNCSTHNSSSYNCSTYNCSTHNSSSYNCSTYNCCIHNGCTYNCRTHNSCTYNSSTNNSCTYNCSTHNSSCYNCSTYNCSTHNGCTYNCSTHNSCTDNCSTHNSSSYNCSTYNCSTHNGCTYNCSTHNSCTYNCSTHNSCTDNCSTHNSSSYNCSTYNCSTHNSSTYNCSTHNCRTHNSSTYNCSTHNSSTYNSSTNNSCTYNCSTHNSSSYNSSTYNCCTHNCSTHNSSTYNCSTYNCSTHNSSSYNCSTYNCCTHNCSTHNSSTYNCSTYNCSTHNSSSYNCSTYNCSTHNSCTNNSYSYNCITNNSSSYNCSTYNCSTHNSCTYNYSTNNSSGYNCSTYNCSTHNSSTYNCSTYNCSTHNCSTHIGCTYNCSTHNSSTNNSCTYNCSTYNCCTHNCSTHNSSTYNCSTYNCSTHNSSSYNCSTYNCSTHNSCTNNSYSYNCSTHNS